The Pseudanabaena sp. ABRG5-3 genome includes the window TACAACTAAATTGGCCCGTACTTGAAATTGCGATAGAACCTGAATATGGCAATCGGTAAGCCCAGCGCTATGAATATCGTTGACTGCCTGAATTCGTCCTTCATGATAGGCTTCGGCATATTTTTCACCGAAGCAATGATCATGGATTTTGATCGCGATCGCTGAGGTAAAACTGGGTAAGACCGACTCGGCAACAAACTCACCATCATTAAATTGGGAATCAGGATAGAACTGAAAGATTCCTACTCGATCCGCATTCAGAAAATTTCTAATTTCCTTAACCGCAGTCTCAAAAACGGTTGGGAGATCGAGGGTTTGTCTAATTTTTTGCGTGATTTCACGCAAAATAAATTCGCGTTCTGTTTGCTGATGAATGATGATTTCTGCTTGTTTGCGTTCAGCAATATCTGTAATTGTGCCGATCGCTCTTAAGACATTACCACTATCGTCTTGGACTGCTTGCCCCCGTGACAAAAACCAATGGGGCATACCATGCACATCAAGCAGTCGATGTTCACAGGAAAATTCAGTGGTTTTGCCTTCTAAATGATTCTCTAACGAAGACTGAAATAAATCGCGATCGCTACTGTAAATATAGTCTAGCCAGAGTTTAAAGCGACAGTAACTAGGAATCTCAGGATTATCATAGCCTAGCCAATCCTGAATCCCCAACTCGATCACAAATGTATCGGTCTGGATATCCCAATCCCATACCCATACTTTCGCGGCTTGGGTGGCTAATTCATAACGTTGGGCAACTTCAGCATATTTGCTCTCTGCAATCGCCAACTCCATTTGTTTATAGTCTTTGAGCTGATCAAATACTGATGCAAAGGTGGAGCCTAAAAATCCAATTTCATTAGCAGGTAAATCGGGTAAGCAAAATTCTTCCTGTTGTTCACTATTAGTGACAGATAGCTGCATTTTTTGCAAAGGTAGGAGAACTAGTTTACGGATCAGCCAGCCCATAAATGCCAACATCAGCCCAGTACTAACTGTGATCACCAAAATCGATGACAGGGTATTTTGGAGTAAATCCTGCTCCATTTTTTGGAGATCCATAACGGCGATCGCCACACCACGATATTGATTATTCTCTGAAGATTTATTTTCTACTTTTTGAAACAACGTACTGCTAAAAGGCAAAAACTGAACGATGACTGGTTTACCATGCAGATCTGTCCGAATATTTACTTTCTTGCCATTCTGAGATGCTTGTTTAAAATATGGGACAAGCGTGGGATAAATATCTGCATAGGTACTAGCTTGATTACTATCAATAACATGGCTGTGGGCAAGCACAATCCCATCAGGACCAACGATTGATATTTCGATTACTGTGGGCAGGGTCGCATAGTTTTGGACAATCCGATCTAAGAGAAACTTTTCTTTATCCTCAATCAATCCCTCCGAAGCAAATTCTAAGCCTTGTGTAATTGCTGTTGCCCTTTGATGTACTTGCTCCTCCAAATTGGCTCTTAAAGAAGTATAGATAATCGATAGCGCTGTAACTCCTATTACTACAAGGGAAGTTCCAAACCCAATTAACAACTGGTTAGAAAGTTTATGTTTAGGAAATTGCATCAGCTTTTTCATACTTACTCATAATTATAAAGTAGGAGTTGGCAAGGGCAGATTTACAACTCTCTAATACCAATTCACGAAAGTATGACAACAATTTTGTGAATTAGACATCAAAACCAGTAAGGGTTTTCCAAACTAAAAATGGCGAAGCCATTTTTAGTTTGGGTATAACTTTAAGGAAATTGATTTTGGGTTTACGCATCAATTGCATCTGATTTAGCTAATGGGTAAACTTTTACGTTGCTATTGCCAGTTTTTACTGGCTTTAGTAACTGCACTAGCATTAATTTCGACATCTTCTCGAATATTGCGCCCATGACGGGGATCGGCCAGTAGTAATTGCCGAGTCTGTTGGTAGGCTTCTTTCAACCGTCCACCCTCAAACATGCGGCGATTCATCGCAAGGTCGCCTTTTTTCAGCCCTTTGTAATCTATAGCAAAAGCTTCGGTGGTCATTTTAAGTTGTTTAGCAACAGAGGCAAAAACTTCTTGGGGTTTAGTTTCGACAGCTTTCATCACTTCAAACCAAGTCTCGATAAAGCTAACTAGCTCATCTTGTTTGGTAGTAACAATGCTAGAACGAGTTGCCACTCCATCAATGACTACGCTATCTACATCCGCAGTCGTATGAATTACCTTACCTCCAACATTTTTAGCTGCATCTGTCATGAGAGGTTCCCATAGAGTCGATGCACTAATCTCACCTTTTTTGAGCATATTTGCGCCACGCTCGTTGATGACATCTACAATTTCGACATCCTCTGGCTTTAATTGATTTGCCTTAAGAGCTTCGAGGAGCACCAAGTGCGAAACCGTGCTGAGTTTTGCACTGACTTTCTTACCTTTTAAATCTTTCACAGATTTAATTTTAGGAGCGGCGGCAATGCCATCGGAACCAGCAGAAATATCGACAACCATTACAAACACAGGCTTTTCTTCAGCAGAATCCACCTGCATCACTTCTGGTAAGGGAACAAAACTCACATCCTGTGCCCCCCTCATTGTGGCGCGAATATTGTCTTGTTGATTGATAAAACGGATAAACTCTACATCTAAGCCATGCTTACGAAACAATCCTGCTTCTTTGGCATACAAGGCAATTTGATAACCTGGCCAGCTATTGAGACCGACCTTAAATGGTTTTAGTGTACTTTCATTACTGAAGCTACAAGCTTTGATAGCGATCGCAGTTAAGCAAGTACATAAAATTAGTGCAAAAACCTTTAAAAATTTAGACTTCATAGGACTGTGATCATAGTGAATGAAATAACAAATATCGATCAAATGTCAGTTTAAAAATAGCGCTAATATTTATAAATTTGTCGTTTTTTAACAAGATATAATTAATTTTGAAAATATGCCCCGTCACATTTTCAAAATTACTGTCATCGTCAGTGAGAGATGGATAGACCTAAACATTACCTTCTTTGCAATGAAAGATCCATTTTTAGTTTCTCCTAAAATGCAGTAAATCTTTCCGCTAAATTAGAAGAACTTAAATATATCTTTAGCATTGGTTATTTCTATTGTATAGCAATGTAAGAGATAGCTAGGACAAATCAAAACCCAAATAAATGAAGGGGGAGCATCTCACTTTGGCGTAGTCCAAATTTTCCTAAGCCTAGAACAAGGGGCTTAAGCCCCTTGTCTTTGCCAAATGTTCCAAAGTGAGATGCTCCCAATGAAGGCGGCACTTCGTGCCGCCTTCATTTATTTAGAACAAATCACAAACCCAGAAGCGAGTGACGGCACTTCTGGGTTTGTGAAATTGTAAGATTGGCGACAGCTATATGTCTAACAATGCTTGAATTTTTTGGGACAAAACTTTGAGGCGCACAGGCTTAGCTAGATATTCATTAGCACCTGCCTCTAGACATTTCTCGCGATCGCCTGTCATCGCTAAAGCCGTCATCGCAATGATCGGAATATTCTCTAAATTTGGATTGTTGCGAATTTGCTTAGTTGCCTCAAGTCCATCTAGTTCAGGCATTTGAATATCCATCAAAATCAAATCAGGCTGATGGGTTTGCGATAGGGCGATCGCCTCCAATCCATTTTTAGCGATGAGTACCCGATAGCCATCGGCTTCTAAGTAGTTAGATACACTATAGATATTAGCTTCATTGTCCTCCGCCAATAAAACAAGAGGAACTTGATCGATATCATGGGGTGTAGCGGTATTAACTAAGGCAGTTTCAGAGATGGATGGCTCTCTTACTATAGGAGGAGTACGGAAATAAGTCACACAGGGTAACTCAATGGCGACACAACTACCTACACCAAGTTCGCTAGTGATCTCGACCTTGCCTCCATGAAGTTCGACAATTCGCTTGACTAAAACCAGTCCCAATCCTGTGCCTTCATAGCGACGATTTAAAGCGCTATCAATTTGCACAAAGGGTTGAAATAGCCTATTGATATTTTCTGGCGAAATGCCGATACCTGTATCCATCACAGCAATTTGGATGAATGTTTGGGGGATACGATCACTAGAATCTGGAACGAGATCGATGCGTTGAGCTTTGAGGGTGATGGAACCTCCCTCTGGTGTAAATTTGACCGCATTGTTGAGTAAGTTAATTAAAACTTGTCGAACGCGCCGTTCATCAACGAAGAGTTCGGGTAGGTGTAGTGGTAGTTGGATCTCTAACTGGATATTCTTTTTTGCAGCCTGTTGCTTGATAAAAAGCAAACTGGATTGGACAAGATTTTTGATCGTAACTGGGGCGCAATTCAGTTCGATCTGCCCTGCTTCAATTTTGGCTAAATCCAGAACTTCGTTGATTAACTCAAGTAAATGCAATCCACTCCGTTCAATAGTCTGTAAAGCCTTGATTTGACGCTCATTAACCATGCCATAGGTATGTTCCTGTAGCCCTTCTGCCATGCCGAGAATGGCATTGAGAGGAGTACGCAGTTCATGGCTCATATTGGCAAGAAATTCATCCTTAAGGCGCGTGGCGCGAAGGAGTTCTTCATTGGTTTGCTGCAATGCGGCAGTGCGTTCCTCCACCTTGGCTTCTAGCTCTTGGTTGAGCTGTTGTTGTTGTTGCTCAGCGCGCTTGCGATCAGTGATATCCCGAATAATAATTAGGACTTCCTGTTGATTGAGAGGAGCGATACGCACTTCTTCATGGAGCAGTTGCCCATCAAAATCAAAGCCCTGCTCGTAGATCTGCAAACTATTGCTAGCGATCGCTTTTCTTGCATAATCAAGACGCTGTTCCGCCATCTCAGGCGACAAAATGCTGTAGACTTCAGGTTGATCAGGTGTGCGACATGGCTCTTTAACCTGCACATTCTTGCCTCCTGACATCTGAAGATAATGCCCTTGCAAGTCCATTTTGATCAATAGATCAGGCATTGTCTCTACAATGACCCGATTCGTTAATTCACTTTGCTGAAGGGCGATTTCTGCCTGCTTGCGATCGCTAATGTCACGAACCATAAATAGGACTTCATCTTCACCACTTTTGACGACCCTGACCTCCTCATATTGCAGGCGATCGCCGACTTGTAATTGTTGTTCGTAAATTTGTAAGTTACCTGTGTCTAGGGCTTGGTGCAAATAGTAAAGCTGGCGATCGGCAAGATCGGCAGGTAAAACGCTAGCCATCGACAAACCTGTAATGTCAATATCCTGTGCAAGCATCGCAAAATCACGGGCTGGCGCAAAAAACTCACGATAAATTCCATCAGCCCCCACGCGAAACATGAGATCAGGAATAGCCGATAATACAGCTCGACTTTGGGATTCGCTCTCAGCTAATGCAAGTTCTGCCTTTTGTCGTTCATAGAGAGCGGCTTTCTGGTCGCTAATGTTTCGTACCAGTGCCACAACCTCATTCTTTCCATAGGGAACAATGCGAACCTCCTCAATTTGGGCTTTACCATCAATAGATAGATTCTGCTCATAAATCTGGATAGAATTTGTTTCTAGTGCTAGTTGGATAAATTCCATTCGTTTTTGGGCTGCGCTAGCTGGCAGAGTCTCAGACACGTAGGTTCCCACAATTTTATCTAAATTCCCAATCACAGGAAAATTGGGACTGGCAACAAATTCAAGGTAAACACCATCCCGATTGATCCGCATAATTAAGTCAGGAATGGCATCAATTAGAGCGCGATAATGGGCTTCACTTTTTTGTAAGGCTATCTCTGATTTCTCTAGCTGCAATAATTGATCTTGCAGTTTTTGGTAATTAATTGCTTGCTCAAGGGCGATCGCATGACTGATATATCTGGTAAATAATGCCGCGATCATAATTGATAGGAGCAAACTCACGATCACTATTTGAATACGGAGTACCTTCGCTTGGGATAATGCAAGATCAACCTCTATTTCCTGCTGTTCTAAAACTTCTGTATAGGGAACTAGGCGCTCAGAGAAATTAATAAATTCGGCAAAATTCTCATTTTCAAATATTTGTTCTAAACGCGATTCAGCTATTACTACAGTGTTGGATGATTTAGCAAGCGATTCTAATTGTCCAATGCGCTTTATTGTATCTTGCTGAAACTTTCTAACTAATCCCTCATACTCATTTAAGAGAGGATTGAGTCCTACTATTCTTGAACTTTTTCCTGAAGAGTGATAACTTTCCAAAAGCGTAAGCACTTTTTGAATATGCTCCAATAATTTGCTGCTTTCTTGATGGAATCCCTCTAGACTATTGATTTTTAGTGATGCTTTTTGCGTGGGGCGATTATTTAAAATACTGATTTTGAGTGCATCAATAAACCGCCGTTCTTGTGACGTGGCTTGACTTTTTTGTAGTGCTTCTTGATGATAATAATTTCCCAGCAAAAAACCACTCGTCGAACCTAAGAAAGTCATACTTAGGGCGATCGCATATCCATAAACTATTTTTTTGCTTATATACATAATGAGCAAAGCCTATTCATCTAAGCTTACGCTAATAGTTGCTGAATTAATGTGTGCAACTGTTTTAATTTTACTGGTTTTGTAATGTAATCATTGGCTCCTGCTTCTAGACATTTTTCGCGATCGCCCGACATAGCTAGAGCTGTCAGGGCAATAATCGGAATATTTGCCAAATTAGGATCTCGGCGAATTTGCTTAGTTGCTTCTAACCCATCCATCACTGGCATTTGAATATCCATCAAAATTAAGTTGGGATGATGGTTTGTGGTCATAGTGATCGCTTCTAGCCCATCTCTAGCTAACAGTAAATGATAACCCTTAGCTTCAAGATAATTAGAAATAGTATTGATATTAGCCTCATTATCCTCTACTACTAAAATTAATGGTGCTAATTTAGGTGTTATTTCCACAATACCTAAATCAGCTTGAGGATATACTTCGGCTATAGACTCTAATTGGGGTTTATTATAGGGAATGACAAAGTCAAAGCAACTACCCCGATCCACTTCACTAGTTAGCTGCATCCTACCTCCATGAAGTTCTACGATTCGCTTAGCTAGGGCAAGCCCTAAGCCTGTTCCTGCATATTTACGGTTGAGAGCGCTGTCAACTTGGACAAAGGGTTGAAACAGTTTAGAAATTTTTTCAGGGGAAATGCCAATACCCGTATCAGTTATGGAAAACTGAACCCAAGCATCTAGCTCAGCACTTACTTGATCTTCCTGTGTATTTACTTCCAAGGTAACTTTTCCACCTTGGGGAGTAAATTTCACTGCATTATTAAGTAAGTTGATTAACACTTGGCGAATTCGTCGTTCATCAACTAGGATCTTAGAAGATAGCGGAGGGATTGAAACTTCTATCTGAATCCGTTTTTGGATAGCTTGCTGTCTAATAAAAGCCAAACTGGAATGACAAAGATCGCTAATTACAACTGGGGTATATTTCAGTTCAATCTGTCCTACTTCAATTTTAGCGACATCGAGAATATCGTTAATTAATTCCAGCAGATGATTACCACTACTTTCAACAGTCTGTAATGCTTGGATCTGCTGGTCATTCATTGAGCCAAATACTTGTTCTTGCAAACTTTCCGTCATTCCCAAAATTGCATTTAGGGGAGTGCGGAGTTCATGGCTCATCGTGGCTAAAAATTCATCTTTAAGCTGAGTAGCCCGAAGTAGTTCGGCATTAGTTTTCTCTAGTTTCTGCTCATATTCTTTTTGAACACGCATATCACGCATAATCGTAGAGAAAAACTCCACCTCACCTTGGGGCGATTTATGGGCAATCAGTAACTGAGACACAGGAATTTCTCTGCCCTCAGTATCTAGCAATGCTGTTTCTCCCATCCAGCTACCTTGGGCGATCGCTGTAGGTACAGCTTGCTGATCTAGTAAATCAACTACCCACTGAGGATGATAATCCATTGGCATTTGTTGAGTTAATTGGTCATCACAAAGTTCTCGAAGCTTTTTGAGCGCCGTGTTAATCCAAATGGTTTTACCTGATAAGTCAGCAATGAGAATGTAATCTGTTGAGGCTTCTAGCATGACCCGCAAGCGATTTTGCGACTGTTCTAGTTGTTTGCGGTCTGTAATATCCTGAGCCGTACCAATAGTTTGTTTGACTTTACCCTCAGCATCACGACTAAAGACCGAATCACGGCTATAGAGCCAACACCAATCACCATTAGCATGTCTCATGCGATATTCTGTGTCAATAATTTCGCCATCCTTAGCTGCTCTGATTTTTTCGTAGTAATTAGGTAAAGCAACTTGCAAATCGTCAGGATGCATTAATTCTAGGGTAAAGTTTACTCCCATCGCTTGTACTTCTTCGGGAGAATAGCCTAGAATCGAAAAAATTTCGCGATTGGTATAAACATTGCGTTGTTCTTGAATGTCATATAGATAAAGAATATTCGGTGAGGCATCGGCAATTTGTTGAATAAAGCGCTGACTTTCCTTGAGAGCTAATTCTGCTTGTTTGCGATCGCGAATATCCACCATCGTTGTCCGACCATACAAATAGTTACCATGCTCATCTTTAACGGCAGTTGCATTAATCATGACGGGGAGAATTGTTCCATCCTTGCAAATCATGTCAAGTTCCACATTTTTGATCGTTCCCTGTTCTAGGAAAACCTGATAATTCTTAAAGAAAGCTTGGCAACTATCTTCCGTCAAGAATTTAATCAGGGGTTGCCCAATCATTTCCTCGCGTTGATATCCTAACCACTGTAGCTCAGTCTCATTAACACGGACATATCGCCCGTTAGGATCAAGGGAATGGTAACCACAGGGCGCATTATTGTAGAGATCTTCTACTTCAGCGGTATATTGCGCTAAGATTTTTTCCGCCTCTTTGCGATCGCTAATATCCATAACGATACAAATAGTTTGGTCTTCTATATCAGGAAGGAGAGCCGCACCTATTAGCACCGCAACGCGGCTACCATCCTTACGATAATATTCTTTTTCCCAAGGATTGATCACACCATGTTTTTTGAGATACTCCATTACCAATAAATCATTAGAGGCATGTTCAACGGGAGTGAGATCGTCCCAATGAATTAGATCTGAGAGTAACTCCTCCCTCGTATAGCCGATCATCTCTAAGAAACGATCATTTGCTTCGATAATATGCCCCTGAAAATCAGCAAATAACATCCCCACTACGCTAGATTCAAATACGCGACGGAAGCGGAGTTCACTTTCTCGTAGCTTCATCTCTGCTTGTTTTCGTTTGGTAATATCATAATTGACACCAATCATGCGTAGAGGCTCATTTTGCTCATTGCGCTGAACGATCGCATGGGCTTTGAGAAAGCGAAGGCTAGCATCGGGTAAGACAACCCGAAATTCAGAATTATATTCTTTTTCACCAGCTAAGGCTTGCCGTGAATCTTCTAAAGCGATTGGGATATCTTCAGGATACATACCATTGAGCCATGCCTCTGCACCTGAAAATTCCTCAGGATCAATCCCATATAGTTCGCACATGCGAGCATCCCAAACGAGATTATTATGGATGACATCCCATTCCCAAATCCCCATTTGCGCTGATTGAACTGCCAACTCCAAGCGAGCAGATAAATTTTGAAGTTGAATTTCTGTTTGCTTACGATTGCTAACATCCTGAATTTGAGCTACTAGGTAGAGAGGTTGTTCATGGGAATCTCTGACTATTGAGACACTGACTAAGCCCCAAACAATCTTTCCTTGCTTAGTGCAATATCGCTTTTCAAAGGACTCATTCTGGATTTCACCTCTAATTAGTTTCTTAGCAAGTTCTACACTTTGAGGCAGATCATCTGGATGTGTTATCTCTTGAAATGACAATTGCAGAAGTTCAGCTTCGCTATAGCCCCAAAAATTACAGATTGCCGCATTGACCTTGATAAATCTGCCTTCGGGACATACTAATGACATCCCGATAGCCGTGTTGTTAAAGGCACTACGGAACATCTCTTCACTGACTCGAAGGGATTCCTCTGATTTTTTGCGATCGCTAATATCCGTCAAAATGCCTTGATATCCAATCACGCTTCCTTCAGGATTGAGAATGGATGTAGTGTTGACTTTTACCCATATATAGGAACCATTTTGATGCAGATGGCGAAATTCGGCTTTGGTTGATTTCTGACCAGCTTTAGCATTTTGGATATAATCACATAGTGATGGAAGATCATCCGAATGCACCAGCTCAATCATTGATTTTCCAATCCATTCACTAGGCTCCCAACCAAAGAGATCTTTGAACTGGGGCGATAGATAAGTAAATACGCCATCTTGATCCGCAGACCAAATTAAGTCATTAGCACCTTCCACTAAGCGACGAAACTTTTCTTCACTTGCTGCCAAATCTTCTTCAATACGTTTACGCACCCTAATATCCCTAAAAATTGCTTGAACTACTTGCTCATCCTCTAGTTCAATGATTTTAGCTGTGATATCGACAGGGATCAGGCTGCCATCTTTCCGAACTACCAAAGTTTCGAGATTAGTTGCTGATTCATTTTGGACAATTTGCGTAAAATGTTCTCTTACGGATTCGAGAGATTCAGGTGGATGAATCAAGGACATATGTAGATTTTTGATTTCCTCTCGGCTGTAGCCTAAAAGAATCTCAGCCTGTTGATTGGCGGTAATGCCATAACCATGAATATCTGATAAAAAAATTGCATCACTAGCGCCATCCATCAGAGCACGGTAGCGTTGTTCACTTTTTTGGAGCGCAATTTCAGCCTGTTTGCACGATGTGATATCGGTTAATGTCCCAACATAGCCCACTACATTATTATCACTATCAATTTCCTGCACAACTTGCACATAAAACCAATTAGTACTGCCGTCTGGTCGTAGATGCCGCCCCTCACTATGCACAATTACACGATCCTTGAGATTAGCTTGAGCATAGTCTTGTCTCCATTGAGCAAGTAACTCATCACGATCATCAGGATGTAAAGAGTCCATCCATCCATGCCCCAAAGCGGATTCTTTAGGGCGACCAGTCATTTCACTCCAGCGATCGTTGACATAGGTACAGTGAAATATTTCGTCAAATTTAAAAATAGCAACTGGAGCAGCAGTAGCTAAGATTGAGGACTGGAGATCGCTTGCCTGTCTAGATGATTCTATCTTTCTAATCTCCCTATCCTCCAAAAAACGTTGGGATAGTACATCGGTGAGTCGTTTTTTGTATAATATCCCTACCACGCGATCGCCATCTAACACAGGTAAATGCTGAATATGATGCTGCTGAAATAACAGGATCACAGCTTGCAGATCATCTAATCTCGCCTCTGAGATGGTAATAACGGGTTGACTCATGACCGTCCGTACCGATATTTGATCCAAGGGAATAGACTGAAGACTGACGCGAATAATGTCTCGTTCGGTCACAATCCCCAGCAAGTCATGACTAGCGAGGTAGGGGCAATCTGGCTCACTACGCTGCACCACCAATACACAACTTTCCCCCGTTTCCCCCATCATGGCGATCGCAGATCTCACAGACTGATCCGATGTAATCGTCAAAAAATTACGGGCGATCGCAGATTGTAAATCTTGGGGGATTAAGTGACTTACATTGCTCATAACAGACACCTTGCTCTGATCTAACAATACTGGCGATCGCTATATCTATCGCAATTATCTCATTAACTTTAAATTCCAAATATCAAGAAAAGATTACACCTATAGCAATACAAATTTTGCTGAGGACACAAAACCCAAAAGATGAGTGGCAGCGCTTCGCGCTGCCACTCATCTTTTGGGTTTTGTGTTGTAACAACAAAGCCTTGCTTAGCAAGGCTTTGTTGTTACAAGGATTGACATTTTGGGTGCTGCGACTTAGTAAAGAACTAGATTTTTAGTGGTGCTGCTTTGCCGCGCCACTAAAAATCGTTTCCTTATGCTGTAGTTACAGGCTCCTTAGCCAAAAACTTCTCAAGCTCGGTAATTGCTTCCGCATCAACTTTCTCTTGCATCGGACAGAACTTCGGTCCACACATCGAGCAGAATTCTGCGGTCTTGTAAATATCCGCAGGCAAGGTCTCGTCATGATATTCCTTAGCCCGTTCGGGATCGAGGGATAGCTCAAACTGCTTGTTCCAATCAAAGTTGTAACGTGCAGTTGATAACTCATCATCGCGATCGCGAGCATTAGGACGATGACGCGCAATATCAGCAGCATGAGCCGCAATCTTATAAGCGATCAAGCCATTACGCACATCTTCGGCATTGGGCAAGCCAAGGTGTTCTTTTGGTGTGACATAACAAAGCATCGCCGTACCATACCAACCCGCCATCGCTGCACCGATCGCCGAAGTGATGTGATCATAACCGGGGGCAATGTCTGTAACCAAAGGTCCAAGCACATAGAAAGGAGCTTCGGAGCATTCTTCCATCTGCTTACGCACATTGAACTCGATCTGATCCATTGGCACATGTCCTGGACCTTCCACCATGACTTGAATATCATGTTCCCAAGCGCGACGAGTTAACTGTCCGAGGGTTTTCAACTCTGCAAGCTGAGCAGCATCAGATGCGTCATGTAAACATCCGGGGCGGAGAGAATCACCTAAGCTAAAGGAA containing:
- a CDS encoding PAS domain S-box protein; translated protein: MSNVSHLIPQDLQSAIARNFLTITSDQSVRSAIAMMGETGESCVLVVQRSEPDCPYLASHDLLGIVTERDIIRVSLQSIPLDQISVRTVMSQPVITISEARLDDLQAVILLFQQHHIQHLPVLDGDRVVGILYKKRLTDVLSQRFLEDREIRKIESSRQASDLQSSILATAAPVAIFKFDEIFHCTYVNDRWSEMTGRPKESALGHGWMDSLHPDDRDELLAQWRQDYAQANLKDRVIVHSEGRHLRPDGSTNWFYVQVVQEIDSDNNVVGYVGTLTDITSCKQAEIALQKSEQRYRALMDGASDAIFLSDIHGYGITANQQAEILLGYSREEIKNLHMSLIHPPESLESVREHFTQIVQNESATNLETLVVRKDGSLIPVDITAKIIELEDEQVVQAIFRDIRVRKRIEEDLAASEEKFRRLVEGANDLIWSADQDGVFTYLSPQFKDLFGWEPSEWIGKSMIELVHSDDLPSLCDYIQNAKAGQKSTKAEFRHLHQNGSYIWVKVNTTSILNPEGSVIGYQGILTDISDRKKSEESLRVSEEMFRSAFNNTAIGMSLVCPEGRFIKVNAAICNFWGYSEAELLQLSFQEITHPDDLPQSVELAKKLIRGEIQNESFEKRYCTKQGKIVWGLVSVSIVRDSHEQPLYLVAQIQDVSNRKQTEIQLQNLSARLELAVQSAQMGIWEWDVIHNNLVWDARMCELYGIDPEEFSGAEAWLNGMYPEDIPIALEDSRQALAGEKEYNSEFRVVLPDASLRFLKAHAIVQRNEQNEPLRMIGVNYDITKRKQAEMKLRESELRFRRVFESSVVGMLFADFQGHIIEANDRFLEMIGYTREELLSDLIHWDDLTPVEHASNDLLVMEYLKKHGVINPWEKEYYRKDGSRVAVLIGAALLPDIEDQTICIVMDISDRKEAEKILAQYTAEVEDLYNNAPCGYHSLDPNGRYVRVNETELQWLGYQREEMIGQPLIKFLTEDSCQAFFKNYQVFLEQGTIKNVELDMICKDGTILPVMINATAVKDEHGNYLYGRTTMVDIRDRKQAELALKESQRFIQQIADASPNILYLYDIQEQRNVYTNREIFSILGYSPEEVQAMGVNFTLELMHPDDLQVALPNYYEKIRAAKDGEIIDTEYRMRHANGDWCWLYSRDSVFSRDAEGKVKQTIGTAQDITDRKQLEQSQNRLRVMLEASTDYILIADLSGKTIWINTALKKLRELCDDQLTQQMPMDYHPQWVVDLLDQQAVPTAIAQGSWMGETALLDTEGREIPVSQLLIAHKSPQGEVEFFSTIMRDMRVQKEYEQKLEKTNAELLRATQLKDEFLATMSHELRTPLNAILGMTESLQEQVFGSMNDQQIQALQTVESSGNHLLELINDILDVAKIEVGQIELKYTPVVISDLCHSSLAFIRQQAIQKRIQIEVSIPPLSSKILVDERRIRQVLINLLNNAVKFTPQGGKVTLEVNTQEDQVSAELDAWVQFSITDTGIGISPEKISKLFQPFVQVDSALNRKYAGTGLGLALAKRIVELHGGRMQLTSEVDRGSCFDFVIPYNKPQLESIAEVYPQADLGIVEITPKLAPLILVVEDNEANINTISNYLEAKGYHLLLARDGLEAITMTTNHHPNLILMDIQMPVMDGLEATKQIRRDPNLANIPIIALTALAMSGDREKCLEAGANDYITKPVKLKQLHTLIQQLLA